The Cardiocondyla obscurior isolate alpha-2009 linkage group LG22, Cobs3.1, whole genome shotgun sequence DNA window TACACACGATGTGATCGACAAAATTTGTAAACCCAATAAACCGAGAGAGAAAACATATGAAGAATTAATCAAGATAGTGAAAGATTACTTAAAACCACCAGcttcatatttaatacatcGTAATACATTTCGACAACGAATCCAACGAAGCGACGAAACTATTTCTCAGTATGTTGCTGCATTGAAAGAATTAGCGAAAGATTGCAAATTTCGCGATGGTGACATTGACGATCAAGTATTAGACCAACTAAGAACTGgattaaaaagcaaaattattaaagctgaactattaaaaattgaaactatTAAATTAGATATCGCTCTTAAAAAAGCATTGGGTTCAGAAGCAGCAGAGAAAGGAGCTGAAAAATTACAACAAGGTAATAAATCAAGCCAACGTTatgaagaaatttataaattgaacAATTTCCAGAAGAAAACTAGACCAGTAGACAGAGCAGCAAGGCTTTCATCAGGACAAAGACCAATAAATTCAGCATCAAAAACATCGAGAGGATCATCTTCAAGAGGATCAGCACATTGTTATCAGCAACGACTCAGCCCGTCTTGTGGAAATGACACATCGCAGTATCGCAATTATCAAAGACGACAACCTTTGTACTCTCAGCGTTCATACTCATCATGTTATCGTTGCGGTAAATCTAATCACCCGACACATAAATGTAGATACGTAAATGCAATTTGTTATGCATGTAATAAAAAAGGTCATATAAGACCTGCATgtaaaagtaatttgtttAACAGAACAACTCGCGTCGGATATATAAATAGTCAAACTAGAACTAGCGATACCGATAGTATTACGGAAGATTTACAAGAATTATTCCGAAATGGCCAAGCAGACATTTATAATATGAATACCGCTTATATCCCTGGAAAAACGCGTGTTGAACCGCAGTACATGACTGTTGAAATAAATGGAGTTCAAATTAACATGGAAATTGATACGGGAGCCGCAATGTCAATTATTTCTAAAGatttaaaagacaaatattttaatacactcAAATTGTATAACGCGGATGTCGAATTTATTAACCacgataaaacaataaataaaccAATGGGTATATTAAAACAACTGACAGTTAAggccaattaaaaaaagataagctCAGATGTCTATGTAACAAAATCTTCGGGACCTCCGATAATAGGTAGATCATGGCTAAATGCTCTTGGACTATGGccattatataaagaaataaat harbors:
- the LOC139110899 gene encoding uncharacterized protein, which produces MSNITGTAWIQELNKINLKLVCEVNNIKIKEADTLSSLREKLRAYIKQEISAGRGEQIKIPEAIKSEQQKKTHTVKETRQPTPNKVSTEQSSSLVTLSRKTMEFSANLDFDIDKDDWKRFIDRIEQYFIANDIIEAAKKRSILLSKVNAATHDVIDKICKPNKPREKTYEELIKIVKDYLKPPASYLIHRNTFRQRIQRSDETISQYVAALKELAKDCKFRDGDIDDQVLDQLRTGLKSKIIKAELLKIETIKLDIALKKALGSEAAEKGAEKLQQGNKSSQRYEEIYKLNNFQKKTRPVDRAARLSSGQRPINSASKTSRGSSSRGSAHCYQQRLSPSCGNDTSQYRNYQRRQPLYSQRSYSSCYRCGKSNHPTHKCRYVNAICYACNKKGHIRPACKSNLFNRTTRVGYINSQTRTSDTDSITEDLQELFRNGQADIYNMNTAYIPGKTRVEPQYMTVEINGVQINMEIDTGAAMSIISKDLKDKYFNTLKLYNADVEFINHDKTINKPMGSFNKGKIKLELKNGAQLKYVLTRSIPFALKDKVEKKLKRLVQENIIVPIKTNFKVTVNPQLKAICYAPPNFDHAIAKLQTQNIENKTRSKYYSKIDLKEAFLQVSVDES